The DNA sequence GCGCACGACTGCCCCGACGTGCACAACCTTATCGCCTTTCAAATGCTTAGCCGTCTCCGGAAACGTCGTACACACTTTCGTCGCAAAAGGAATCGACAACTTGTTCGCGAGTCCCGGCGTTAAATCCGATTCGTGGATAATCGTCGGTACTTTATTTAACCGTGCGCCGATGACGACCGGTACCGACACGAAACCGCCTTTGGAAAAAATGACAGCAGGTTTCTCCCGTTTAATAATCCGGTATGCCTGAAAAATCCCTTTCATCACCTTAAACGGGTCTTTAAAGTTGTTCCAGTCAAAATACCGCCGCAATTTCCCTGTCGCCACGGCAAAATACGGCACATCGTCCAAGTTGCCGACGAGTTGCTTCTCGATCCCGTCACGCGACCCTATGTACGCAACGTCCCATCCTATCTGTTTAAATCTAGGTATTAACGCTAAATTTACCGTCACATGCCCCGCCGAGCCGCCACCGGTAAATATGATTTTCTGTTTCAGTTTGCCCACCCCTACCTTCGGTACGCTTGTGCAACGCCCGTTGCCAGTAACGATCAATCCTCATTAATGCTATTATAACATCTCCGCCCAGTTTTTCCTGTATCGTTGTATCATCTAAACAACGCACGCCTCGAATAAAGCGGGGGTTAAATAGGTTTTCCTTAAGCTTTGCTAGTTTTTTTCTCCTGCTTTTGCCGCCGATAGTCGATGACCATCAGGACGATGACTCCGAGGAAGAAAAAGCTAGATATTTCAAACAGGGCTGCCGTTCCGACGAACGGTTTTAGCGCCCCCATCGCAAGTGCACTAATCCCGATGCCGAAATCGATCGCTGAGTAAAACATCCCGTTAGCGATGCCGCTCTTTTCCCGCGTCGTCCGCGCGAGAATCCACGCTTGGATCGCCGGAAGCATCGAGCCGTAACCGAGACCGAACAAAACGCCAGACAATATTAAATGTCCATTGTTTTCCGCAAGCGCCAGCGCCCACATGCCGAGAAACGCTAAGACGGCGCAAACGATCGTCAGCGACCACGGCCCGCGCCGGTCAAACCACTTACCGGTAATTGGGCGCACGACGGTTGCAGCGATGGCATTACACAAATAAAAAAGGTAAACCTTGTCTAGCTGCTTTTCTTCAGAAAAAATGACGATGAAGGTGACGATCGCTCCGTATCCGAACGTTGTAATGAGCGTTACGAGTGCCGGAAACAAACTGTTTTTCTCGATGAGTGACCCGAAGAAAGAAAACGATTTAATAGATAACTCATTCTTAGTCACACTCTCGGGCGTTTGAAACGTTGTCGCGACAAATAGCCCCAAGGCGATTACACCCAAAATGGCTGCGACGACGATCAACTGCTCGAATGGATAGTGTTGATAGACGTAAATCCCTAAACTCGGCGCAATAATCATCCCGAGTGTTATAGAGAGACCGTAATACCCCATCCCCTCGCCGATTCGCTTCGTCGGTACGAGGTCGACTGCCGCCGTGCCGTTCGACGTCGTCGCCCACCCCCAGGCGATCCCGTGGACAAACCGCAACAACAGAAAGGCGCCGACAAGTGGAAACAGCGCATAGCAGACGGTGACGATTAAGAGCGCCACGGAACCGGAGAGCACGAGCTTTTTCCTCGTCTGGCTTTCTAAGATGAAGCCGATCAGCGGGCGGATGACGACGGCTGCGATCGAAAAAAGCGTCGTCGCCAACCCGACTGCAATTTCCGACCCGCCCAGCTGCTGCAAGTACGGAGGTACCGTCGGCACGAGCATTTGGAAACTCATAAACGTGAACAGGTTGGCAAGTATTAACAAAATAAAGGACTTCGTCCATAATTTCGGTTGTATACGTATCGCCCACTTTCCGAATGAATAAGCACCATTGTACCATAAGCAAACACGTAAGGAATGATGTTAAACAGTAATACTAGCTTTATAGATTCGCTTCTCGGAAAAAAACGGCACTTTCTTCCACCATTCGCTTATCGTTTTTTGTACGGTAGCACAATTTCAGCCATTGGTGGTAAATGGTCGGAAGCGTTAGTCAGTAACACTTCGGTGCGACTTATTTTAAATTTTTGGATCGAAAAAATATAGTCGATCCGGGCATACGGAGCAGATACAGCCCCCGTTTTTGCATGTTTGTACGGAGTCGGATACGTGTACGCTGCAGTTTCACTCGCAAACACATCGTTGAAATGTGATGCGAGCCATAGTATTTCTGGACTTTGCGGATACGCGTTGAAATCGCCGACGACGATGCTGTGGCCATTTCTTTTTGTAGTGATCGCCAGTATTTCCTTAGTATGGCGCGCTCGTTCTTGTGCCGATAAACCAAGGTGAGTCGAATAAAAATATATGTCTTGACCACAGACGTTAAGACGTACTTCCAACAAACCGCGCCGTTCATGGTTGCCGCGCCTTTTCCTAGTAGAACCGCGGTATTATGTTCGTCCTTTGGCGTGCTAACGGGCTCTTGAAAGAATACCTCAACGATAAAAAACAAAAAAGTAACTGCAACAGTAAAAACAGCAGTAATAACGATCCTTACTGCCGTTCTAAATCGTGTTCTCCGCGGCTCTCTCATTTTTCTCTCCCACAAGGTGAAAATATATGTACTAGATGAACGATACAATTATTACAATTCGCACCTAACATTTTACTATACGATCCGCATGTATGGAATGATTGAATCCTTTTGATGTAAACATTTGATGTAGACGTTTGAAGTAAACATTTGATGTAGACGTTTGAAGTAAACGTTTGATGTAGGCGTTTGAAGTAGACGTTTGATGTAGAAGTTTGAATAGGGTTGAAGCAAAAAAAAGGGGCAACCTGTCAGCGTGATCACTGAGCGAAGAGCGATCACCTGGGGCAGCCCCTATCGTTTCAAATGTTAGTCATTTACATAAAAGTGAAGCGGGTACGTCCGGTACTTAGCAACTGGCATTTTTTCCGTCGTATAATAACCTGCTGGCGCTTCAAGGAGATCGGGAATGCGGTTTACAACTGTGGCACACGTTAATTCAACGGTTGCCGGGCAAGCGATATTGACCACCGTTTCCGGTTCGCCGCGCAGCACCCAATCGTTACGGTCCACTTCCCCTTCGGCATACACTTTTCCGATACATTCGGTTACGACGACCGGCCCTTGGTGGGTGACGGTCGTGACGATGGCCGACATTCCCGTCGCGTGACCCGCTGGAATCGTTTTGCCTAACGTTTCCGAGTGTAAGTCGTGATCACAAGTCATTGGCACTAATTGTTGCACTGTCGATTTAATCGTCCATCCGAACTGCGAACACAACCAGTCGTTCGCGTTGCGCATAAACGACGGAAGATCTTTGTTGCTGGCGATTTTTTCTTCGAATTCTTCTAACGAAAGCCCGGCTCCGTGTACTTCGGCTAAAGCAATGCCGTAAACAGGCAGAAAAGCGCGGAGAAAGACCCGATTCGGAAGAGCGACAGGCCTATACTAACGATTCTGCTTAACGTTCAACAGTGGCAATCTTATTCCGGCGCCGAAACGAACCGACCCATGCAAAAACGAACGAGAATAAAAGCAAAAAAACAAACCGATACGCAGACCAAAAGCAAAGCTCATATTGCCGCCACTCTTTTTCTTTTGCTTCAGAGACAGCGGGCGACGAGAAGTTAGACCTTTACGCTTCGCCCATATCAACACGAATTTGCACCGTACGATCAACCTCTTGGCAGCGGTTTATAGCTTCCTGTACGTTAGTCCCTCTAGCCACAACCCACCCAAAACGATCATACGATTCCCTTAAGCGATGTACGTAATCTCCACGTTTAACCCCTATATTAAGTTCGACAACTCCTTCTAGATGCTTAACGTCATCCTCTCCAGAAACCTCTTGAACGATGCCCTCACGCGTCGTAAAAAAATGGATCGCCGATCCACCCTGAATTTGTGGTGAAGTCTCCAATGGTTCCACAAGCCCACAGGGCCACCCGAGCGTCATTTCTTTCATATCGACACCGTATGCGAGACGGACTAACTCGTTAATGCGATCGCCCCCGGGGCGATCGTGAGACTCTACGATCCTCGGCCCTTTATGCGTGAGCTTAATTTCTGTATGCGCCGGACCTTCTGCGAAGGTTACTGCATCGAGGAACGTATGGACAAGGTTAACGACGAGATCGTACGTCTCCTTATCAAGTTGTGCGGGAATTGAGTGGCCAATTTCCACCGCGTCTAGTGTTCGCTTATCGGTAACTGCTAATATCACGTGTCTTCCGTGAAATGTAAACGATTCTACGCTGATCTCCGGACCGTCGAGATACTCTTCTAGCAAGAACGGCGATATTTTCAAGGCTTGTATCTGCCGCCATATATCCTTTAACTGCACGGTATCATCTACACGGAATACGCCAAAACTACCCGCTTCCGCCGTCGGCTTAATTACAAATGGCGTGCCATGAGTATCCCCGAAAGCGATGATATCTTCCAGCGTGTGACCAACTCGAGCAGCGACGGGACTGATCCCTAGCGTATTTAATTTCTGCCGCATAAGGGATTTATCCTTAAGGAGCTGTACGGTTTTCGTTGAATTACCGGATAACCCTAATGCATCACGCACATGTGCGGCAGGAACAAGCGCATCCTCACTCATTGAGAGTGCACATGTAAACGGAAAGATAGTCTGTAACGTCTTCGCGATTGGAATGAGGACATTATTGTCTCTGTAATCAATTAGAACAACCTTATCGACGTAGTCTAACAACATATCATTGAATTTATTCTTTTGTTGAATGTAGAGGACTTCTAAATCGAGAGACTTGGCCTTTTGCAATGTCTCCAGCGCCTCCCGCCCTCCGCCGATGTAAAGGATTCGCTTTCCCGACGACATTTTGCCGCATTCCCCTTCCGAATGATTGGTTTCACAACACATGCGTTCATTCCCCGGCTAGTGATCGGCAGGCCTTCGCCGATCACTAGCGTTATTCCTTGGCTGTTATTCTGTGTATAAAGAAGGTTCTTTCTGTACGACATAGTTCGGACGTTCCAAACCGAGGTTCTCGCGCAACGTCGTCCCCTCGTAATCTTCGCGAAACAACCCGCGATTCTGTAATTCGGGTACAACCATTTCTACAAAATCTGTTAGGCCGTCCGGCAGGTAGGGTGGCATAATGTTAAACCCATCTGCCGCACCGTTAACGAACCAATCCTCTAACTCGTCTGCAATAGTCTGTGGCGTTCCCAAAATAAAACGATGCCCACGAGAACCCGTAACAGAGAGATAGAGCTGGCGGATGGTCAATCCTTCGCGACGCGCTTGTTCGTAAATAAGTTTTTGGCGGCTCGTACTCCCCTCTGTTTCAGGCAACTCGGGTAGCGGACCGTCCAGCGGATATTGCGAAATATCCACGTCGCCTAACAATCCCGTAAGTAAACCGAGTCCGACAACTGGGTCGACCAAATCCTGCAACGTCCTATACTTTTCCTCCGCTTCGGCTTTCGTCCGACCGATGACGGGAAATACACCCGGAAGGATCTTCACTTGATCTGGCGAACGACCGTAATTTGCGGCCTGTTTTTTCATGTTACTGTAAAACGTTTGCGCCTGTTCAAGAGTCTGGTGAGCTGTAAATACTACCTCTGCCCAACGTGCGGCGAAATCTTGTCCATCTTTCGACGCGCCTGCTTGTACAATTACCGGATATCCCTGCGGGGGGCGCGCCACATTTAACGGTCCACGGACAGAAAAAAATTCACCCTTATGGTTTAAAATATGTAGCTTCTTCGGATCAAAGTAACGCCCAGATTGTTTGTTGTATAGAAAGGCATCGTCTTCCCAACTGTCCCACAATCCAGTGACAACCTCCATAAATTCCCGTGCCCGCCGATACCTCGTCCTATGTGTCGGCTGCTTGTCTAGGTTGAAATTTTGTGCCTCTACGTCCGTAACAGAAGTGACGACGTTCCACCCGGAGCGGCCACCGCTAAGGTAATCCAACGAGGCGAATTTGCGCGCAATGTGAAACGGCTCGTTGTAAGTGGTCGAGGCGGTAGCGGCTAAGCCGATATGCTTAGTAACGACTGCGAGTGCCGACAGTAAAGTCAATGGTTCAAAGTGGACGATACGCCCCCAGCGGCTTAACTCGTCTTCGTCTTTATAGTGGGTACGAATACCTACCCCGTCAGACAGAAAGACCATGTCGAACTTTCCGCGCTCCGCCGTCTGAACGAGTGAACGGTAATAATGAAAATCGAGTCCGCCATCGGGTTGCGCATTTGGGTGACGCCACGCCGCCACGTGGTGACCCGGAGCTGGTAGAAAAGCCCCCAGTTTGAGCATCCTTTGTTTTACCATACTTTTCAACTCCTTTTTAATAAACCCATTCGGCCACTGCTAGTCTGTCATCGCATCAACCGATCGATTAGAAACGTGCTCGCTCGTAACCGTGCAAGCGCTCCTAGTAAAAAAACAGTGCCATTAAGACAGTACTCTTATAGGAGAGTCAGTTAGAAAGGCCTGTATGTTCTCCACTACTTCACGGTAATACGTCTGGTAATTCGCTTGCGACACATACCCGATATGCGGGGTACAAAGAACGTTAGGCAGCAAACGAAAGATATCGTTCTCCGGCAGAGGCTCCGTCTCGAACACATCAATGCCTGCACCGGCAATCCAGCGGTTTTGTAGCGCCTCTATGAGCGCCGCTCGATCGACAATGGACGCGCGCGACGTATTGATTAAATATGCCGAAGGGCGCATAAGCTTAAGTTCTGTAGCCCCGATCAAACCTCTCGTTCGTTCACTCAACTTAAGGTGGATCGAGACAAAATCACTGCTCGCAAGCAATTCCTCTTTCGACGTGGCTAGGCTTACCCCTACGTCTTCAGCCCGTTCTTTAGTCAAATTTTCACTCCACGCGACGACTTCCATGCCGAAGGCGAGACCGATACGCGCAACCTGACTACCAATCTTTCCAAGGCCGAGTAGCCCGAGTCGTTTACCATATAAATCCTCCCCAACCGTGCTTTGCCACGGACCATTGTGGCGTAAGGCATCATTTTCTTGTACGATATGGCGTGCAAGCCCGAGGATGAGTGCCCACGTTAACTCAGTCGGGGGCTGGGAACTACTTTTTGTCCCGCAAACGACGACACCGTGTGCAGCGGCAGCTGCCAAATCGATCGACGCATTGCGCATACCTGTTGTAATCAATAACTTTAGTTGCGGCAGACGCTTAAAAAGCGATGCGCGAAAAGGCGTTCTTTCCCGCATAATCACGACAATTTCACAGTCGTCAATCGCCTGTACGAGATCATCTTCCTTATCAATATGTTTGTAAAAGGGTCTAACCTCTACTGTATCCGCAATCTTTGACCAATCGGCTACGGTTAATGCCACCTGCTGGTAATCATCCAATACCGCACAGCGAAATTTTTTCATTGTTGTTCTACCTCCGTTCGAGTTTTCCGATACTTCTCAGACTGCGTCGTCACACCGATTCCTGGCTTTTCCGGTAACAAAATCTGACCGCGTACAACGGTCATCCCACTGTAGGGATCATCGGACAAGTCGAGGTGTCCGTCAAGATCTAAGTAGTCGGCAAGCCCTGCCAGTTGCGCCATCGCTGTAATACCGACGACACTCTCTGTCTTACAGCCAAGCATAACTGCAAACCCTAAACGGCGCGCTAACCGTATCATTTCTAAGGCTCGACGTAAACCGCCGCACTTGAGAAGCTTGATATTAATAACGTCGGCACAATCTTTGACCCGCAGCACATCTTGAGGTCCGAAACAATCTTCGTCCACCACAATCGGAATCGGCGAATACTCGCGGACAACGCGTAAACACTCAAGTAAGCCAGCTCGAATGGGCTGCTCTAAAAGCTCCACACCGCATTCGTAGAATACTTCTGAGGCAGCAACAGCCTCTTTGGCATCCTCCCAAGAGCCGTTGCCGTCGATCCAGATGCGACCGGCATACACGTCCCGAAGACGGCGAACGAGATGGACGTCATGCGCAGCTGTCAACTTGATTTTAAGAATCGGCCACTGTGCAAATTGCTGCACGCGTTCGATTAACTCTTGCTCATGCCTAACACCGACAGAGAGGCCAGTCGACGGCAACGGTAAACCGTCGAACCCCCATAATCGATGAAGGGGCAAACCGACGACCTTGCCGAGGAGGTCGTGAAGCGCCATGTCCACCGCAGCAACAACTGTTGGTTGCCCTGGCACAACGGCTTCGACCAGATCAAGAAGGTGCTCGATCTCAAAAGGTGTTGCGCCGCTGAAAAGTTTCGCACATTTGGCGAGCGCCTCCTGCACAGTATGGGCGTGCATGCCGTACTCTTTCGCAAAGACAGCGGTTCCTATCCCTACATACCGTTCCCAATGCAGATGAACGACCATCTGGCGAACGTTTGTCACACTTCCTTTGTTGCTGACAAACGGTTCATCGAGGTGTAGGTTCAATATATCGAGGGTCAGTTTTATAAGACTCACCTCCTCTCTAACTCTCTGTAGTCCCCCCACATGCATACATTCCCCCGTCGCCATTCACAACCTATCCTCTTCCCGTCGTCACATG is a window from the Numidum massiliense genome containing:
- a CDS encoding MFS transporter — translated: MLILANLFTFMSFQMLVPTVPPYLQQLGGSEIAVGLATTLFSIAAVVIRPLIGFILESQTRKKLVLSGSVALLIVTVCYALFPLVGAFLLLRFVHGIAWGWATTSNGTAAVDLVPTKRIGEGMGYYGLSITLGMIIAPSLGIYVYQHYPFEQLIVVAAILGVIALGLFVATTFQTPESVTKNELSIKSFSFFGSLIEKNSLFPALVTLITTFGYGAIVTFIVIFSEEKQLDKVYLFYLCNAIAATVVRPITGKWFDRRGPWSLTIVCAVLAFLGMWALALAENNGHLILSGVLFGLGYGSMLPAIQAWILARTTREKSGIANGMFYSAIDFGIGISALAMGALKPFVGTAALFEISSFFFLGVIVLMVIDYRRQKQEKKTSKA
- a CDS encoding endonuclease/exonuclease/phosphatase family protein, which produces MEVRLNVCGQDIYFYSTHLGLSAQERARHTKEILAITTKRNGHSIVVGDFNAYPQSPEILWLASHFNDVFASETAAYTYPTPYKHAKTGAVSAPYARIDYIFSIQKFKISRTEVLLTNASDHLPPMAEIVLPYKKR
- a CDS encoding ATP-grasp domain-containing protein; protein product: MSSGKRILYIGGGREALETLQKAKSLDLEVLYIQQKNKFNDMLLDYVDKVVLIDYRDNNVLIPIAKTLQTIFPFTCALSMSEDALVPAAHVRDALGLSGNSTKTVQLLKDKSLMRQKLNTLGISPVAARVGHTLEDIIAFGDTHGTPFVIKPTAEAGSFGVFRVDDTVQLKDIWRQIQALKISPFLLEEYLDGPEISVESFTFHGRHVILAVTDKRTLDAVEIGHSIPAQLDKETYDLVVNLVHTFLDAVTFAEGPAHTEIKLTHKGPRIVESHDRPGGDRINELVRLAYGVDMKEMTLGWPCGLVEPLETSPQIQGGSAIHFFTTREGIVQEVSGEDDVKHLEGVVELNIGVKRGDYVHRLRESYDRFGWVVARGTNVQEAINRCQEVDRTVQIRVDMGEA
- a CDS encoding LLM class flavin-dependent oxidoreductase, producing MVKQRMLKLGAFLPAPGHHVAAWRHPNAQPDGGLDFHYYRSLVQTAERGKFDMVFLSDGVGIRTHYKDEDELSRWGRIVHFEPLTLLSALAVVTKHIGLAATASTTYNEPFHIARKFASLDYLSGGRSGWNVVTSVTDVEAQNFNLDKQPTHRTRYRRAREFMEVVTGLWDSWEDDAFLYNKQSGRYFDPKKLHILNHKGEFFSVRGPLNVARPPQGYPVIVQAGASKDGQDFAARWAEVVFTAHQTLEQAQTFYSNMKKQAANYGRSPDQVKILPGVFPVIGRTKAEAEEKYRTLQDLVDPVVGLGLLTGLLGDVDISQYPLDGPLPELPETEGSTSRQKLIYEQARREGLTIRQLYLSVTGSRGHRFILGTPQTIADELEDWFVNGAADGFNIMPPYLPDGLTDFVEMVVPELQNRGLFREDYEGTTLRENLGLERPNYVVQKEPSLYTE
- a CDS encoding D-2-hydroxyacid dehydrogenase family protein, which encodes MKKFRCAVLDDYQQVALTVADWSKIADTVEVRPFYKHIDKEDDLVQAIDDCEIVVIMRERTPFRASLFKRLPQLKLLITTGMRNASIDLAAAAAHGVVVCGTKSSSQPPTELTWALILGLARHIVQENDALRHNGPWQSTVGEDLYGKRLGLLGLGKIGSQVARIGLAFGMEVVAWSENLTKERAEDVGVSLATSKEELLASSDFVSIHLKLSERTRGLIGATELKLMRPSAYLINTSRASIVDRAALIEALQNRWIAGAGIDVFETEPLPENDIFRLLPNVLCTPHIGYVSQANYQTYYREVVENIQAFLTDSPIRVLS
- a CDS encoding dipeptide epimerase translates to MATGECMHVGGLQRVREEVSLIKLTLDILNLHLDEPFVSNKGSVTNVRQMVVHLHWERYVGIGTAVFAKEYGMHAHTVQEALAKCAKLFSGATPFEIEHLLDLVEAVVPGQPTVVAAVDMALHDLLGKVVGLPLHRLWGFDGLPLPSTGLSVGVRHEQELIERVQQFAQWPILKIKLTAAHDVHLVRRLRDVYAGRIWIDGNGSWEDAKEAVAASEVFYECGVELLEQPIRAGLLECLRVVREYSPIPIVVDEDCFGPQDVLRVKDCADVINIKLLKCGGLRRALEMIRLARRLGFAVMLGCKTESVVGITAMAQLAGLADYLDLDGHLDLSDDPYSGMTVVRGQILLPEKPGIGVTTQSEKYRKTRTEVEQQ